One region of Ferrimicrobium sp. genomic DNA includes:
- a CDS encoding DUF167 domain-containing protein, which translates to MEDRTEEMVDLHVVVRPGRRIERLSRLSDGSLGVEVRARPIEGKANEATTALIAHVGGVPKSSVVLVAGPSARHKVVRVPKRCADRIHEVLPVVDIR; encoded by the coding sequence ATGGAGGATCGTACTGAGGAGATGGTTGATCTTCATGTTGTGGTTCGTCCCGGGCGAAGGATCGAGCGCCTCAGTCGGTTGAGTGATGGATCCCTCGGCGTCGAGGTTCGGGCGCGACCGATCGAGGGGAAGGCGAATGAAGCGACTACGGCGCTCATCGCCCACGTTGGCGGTGTCCCAAAGTCTTCCGTCGTTCTGGTAGCTGGACCCAGCGCGCGGCACAAGGTGGTAAGGGTCCCAAAGCGTTGCGCTGATCGGATCCATGAAGTTCTCCCCGTTGTCGATATCCGGTGA